In Drosophila simulans strain w501 chromosome X, Prin_Dsim_3.1, whole genome shotgun sequence, one DNA window encodes the following:
- the LOC27207650 gene encoding uncharacterized protein LOC27207650, with protein sequence MATAFIVCPTFDVWVARMLGCLKWMATSSQFRRIWPPQSTCHNGSQSENPRIVGLAPRGDGAGDGAAVAGVQVEVGVKLGAGIWVTILPSTVTAIFWHDS encoded by the coding sequence ATGGCCACGGCGTTCATCGTTTGTCCCACGTTCGACGTCTGGGTTGCTAGGATGCTGGGTTGCCTCAAGTGGATGGCGACCAGCAGCCAGTTTCGCCGTATCTGGCCACCACAATCGACGTGCCACAACGGCTCGCAATCCGAGAATCCCAGAATCGTTGGACTTGCACCCAGGGGAGATGGtgctggagatggagctgcgGTAGCGGGAGTGCAAGTGGAAGTGGGAGTGAAATTGGGAGCGGGAATTTGGGTCACCATCCTCCCGTCGACGGTGACTGCAATTTTTTGGCATGATTCATGA